The genomic segment acaacaacaaacccggACTTTGCCCGCGCTGCTTTGCCCATCTCGGCGCACTGACCTGGTTTCCCCCCTGAGCCAGCAAGACGCAAGCGGGAGAATTTAGTGATGAAAGAATTCTCAAGCTCATTAATAGCTATGAAAAGTACCTaaatttgaatggggactatgtataaaaatagtatttaagtgtggctttcaattgcatataataaagattttttcctatactttgttcatttttaattccaaaacgtaatctactttctggataaccctcgtataataCTGAAAGAAAAGCAGAGTGGGAAGgggattaaggacctcatcataaaggcccatATTGTGGCGAATCTAGGGGGACCcagcgggtgtgtgtgtgtgtgtgtgtgtggagaaccCGTCATTCCACACCCTGCATTGCATGATTTGccccaacccccatcccacaggggaaagAGTTGCCGCCTGGCTTCCCCCCGCTGTTCTGAAGGCAGCGGTGACATACGCCACTTGCTCTTCCCTTTCACGATGGAGGCCGTCCAGAAGTACATGCGAGTTGTGTAATTAGCTTCATCCTGAAAGGGAAGAGCAAACTGTACGACGGGGAAAGtagcccgtctgatgaggtggtaagttaAAACCCTGCTGCTGAGGCAATGAGTGATAAAAAGCCTTTTTTCACTCTGTGGGGCTCTCTTCTATGCCTCCCCTGAGAGAAGAGTACATGGTAAAACTGTAAATCTCCATCCCAATAGCCAACTGATAGGAAAGATGGTAGTTTGAGGTTCTGAGCAGATAAGGCACAAGTGTTGTTAAAATACACTTGGAGACCTTTGAAGGGAAATTGTCCATCCTTTCTTTTGTGCCCAAACCTTTTCCTTCTGCTCTACAAACACATTACATCCCTTATACTGTTGAACCATCTCATCATTCCAGCCATTgcaaatgcagtagagtctcatttatccaacactcacttatccaatgttctggattatccaatgcatttttgtagtcaatgttttcaatacatcgtgatattttggtgctaaattcgtaaatacagtaattacaacataacattactgcgtattgaactacttcttctgtcaaatttgttttataacatgatgttttggtgcttaatttgtaaaatcataacctaatttgatgtttaataggcttttccttaatccctcctcattatccaacatattcgcttatccaacattctgccggcccgtttatgttggataagtgagtctctactgtagtcCATGTTCTCTGGGAAGGAAAATGTGTAATGTATTAAAATCACCTGCTCTGTTTGACAAGTTTGTGGCAAAACATGAATTGTTAGAAATAAAGAAAGAGTAAATTATAGAATATGCCCCCCCACTTTATAACACTGACAAAAATGAGTACCATTTGGTATCTGGCATGGGAAGGGGAGAATATTAAGTCATATATTTGAAGTTTTAATTATGTCTTACCTATGGGCATGATCTGTGATGTAGGAAATAAAGGAGTCCGTATTGCTCCTATGCCTTGTGGAGACATGTCTGAAGCAAGTGTCAAGATGTTTGTATCTGTGAAATGATGAAATTGTATGATTACTATGCTGATTTTAAGAAATTTGATTCAAAAGAAAATGGGTCTATACAAAGGATGAGGCATAATTAGATATTTCAGTTGAACTGTAAAAGGAATCTTGTCATAATGGCACTGTAataatggaggctccttctttggagacttttgaacagaggctggatggccatctgtcggggatgctttgaatgcgagcttcctgcttcttggcaggggttggactacatggcctatgaggtctcttccaactctatgattctatcattctagtcACAAGGCAAGGTCTTAGTCAACACCTAGTTTGGCACCATACAAATTCAAATCAGCTTTTTCTAggaaaaaaaagatagaaaagataatcaatggtttaaataaaataaaaatggaaaaatataaggaattagaaGTGAAATAATTATGAAATGGTATAGACACCAGTTCAGCAGGCACACATCATTCAGggattaaatcccaaatgttggcaCTGTAGGAGTCGGGAGGCATGGtactcacatctatggtaggAATGTGAAGAAGAAATATAAGAattctggaaccaaatcctaaaccaggttgaattacatacagtgttccctcactactttgcagtttgcTTATTGCGGATTTGctatttcgcggtttttcaataaactctaaaagactattataaatcataaaaaatacaatttacaacctaaggaagggaggaaggagaagccaaagggagagaaaaggagcccaagaggcaacaggaggagaagtaggcgatttatcaacacacaagtggttgataaagacttaaaatagtgtatatctactaaaataatgtataaatattaaaataaatatagtgtccctacttggcggattttcacttattgtgggtggcccTGGAATGTaatccccgtgataagtgagggaacgctgtGCTAATTTTttttgatataaatatgcaaattttgtCAATGGTGatagaagaattaaggaccaagaccaAGAATTAATGATGACAATGTTTAGAGTAGCACACGCAGTAATAGCTTGGgggtggaaagataaaaagaaatggacatttgaaaaatggtatgaatatatgtgggatcaaatacaactggattttatggacattataagaagcaaacaaaacaacatggtcaaagaaacagaagaaaattaaagaaatctgGACTCCATTTAGTAGATGGCTACAGACTGTTAAACCAGATGatgaaagctggaagaaaaaattggatagaatggaaagaaggctcatgtaagGAGAAAAAAGGAttaagttgtcaacagggaaCGAGGAGGAGTGGGTGtggggaaggagaagggaatggaaaaggcaAAAGTATGGTAATTATGGttatgaatataaaataatacagtaataataaaaatatgagaaaaaaacaaattcaaatCAGCCATGAAATAGGGCACAGAATTCAAAGTAAAGAATTGGATCTAGCCCTATGAGGAGAAACTATTAAAGTCTGAATTGACTTAGAAATGTCTGTTATTCTGCGTATTTCAAAGACTTTGCAGAATACTTTTGTAGAAGGTGGTTGCTGCTATACAATGAACCCAATAGTATATATGAATAGCAATCTTGAAGGCAAACAATGGCTTATGACCCTCCCAGAATCTGGAAACAAAATGTTAGATTAGGTGGCACTCCAGTTTCACCCACCATGATGGCtgcttatgattttttttaaaattacattgctATAATATCCATGAGGGTTCTTGTTATTTGAAGCAAAAAAGCAGAGAAGAattctaaaattattatttatactgcTATAATTAATACTCTTAACATATATTATAAGTGGACGAGAAAACAGTAGTCACTAGAGCCTGAAAAGTCTCCTAGGCTATATTAAAAATTGCATAcacaacattattttttaaaaaaactgcttgTCCCATATCATGAAATCTTTGTGAATGGTTTGTGTAAAGTAAGCACTCCACGAATAGCACATAACTTACCTTCTGCCCCTTGACACAACGTGGTAGCATAGAATCCATTCTGTGCAGGCATTTCTTTATTAGAGAGAAGAGTTGATTCTTGAACTGGCGTTGTGAGAGACTCACTGGCCACTTGGATGTTTCTTTTGGTTTCAAATGAACTTTCCAAGCTTGAAACACTCATATGCAATTGTAAAAAGTCATGATGTGCGAAAAGAGTTGTAACAACATTGCCATCATAAAAACCATATTCATTCACAGAAACATCTAACTTGGGACTGCTTGCAAATTCTATAGGTGAGGCGAGCACTGACGTTTCATAAGAGTAATTCTCAGATATCTGCTTTGTTTCCTCTTCTTTGCCTATGAATTTGCTGCTTAGAAGAATATTATTGGATCCTGTAACAGAAAAGAAATGTAACTGTTGTTGCTGCAAGAAGGTTTCCATGTAAATTGAAGTAATCGCtgaaatattgtattttgttattaAATGTGTATGTGTCTGTGAAATCATAAAGGACTCTGGCGCATGTTCATAGACCTGAGTCATCGCTGGTCTATGTTGTCTCCCATTAGACCACAATTCTTCAGCTAGGAATATATTACTGAGTCCAAATGATGTTGTCAGTTCCATTGGTGGATATAATGACTGAGAAGGAAACATTGCCAGGATACTACTTGTTCTAGTCAATAATCCAGATTCCATGAAATTGGCAAATAATGATGTCCTGAGCTCCTGAGCACTATAAAttgccagggtttgaatcttgcCACTGTAGTACGTCTGAACAGATGAGCTTGTGTTAGGCAGTAATTCAAGCTTCAGTGCAAAAGTGGTGCTTCTAGCTGTAGTCTCAAACATTGATGTAATACCAAACATGCTGAAGCCTGTATTCTGGTTGAATGCTGGAGAACACAAAAATAACTCTGTGGCATATTTGTAGTTGCTAAGTAAACCTTCATTATCATAGCTACCATCTGATAATAACAAAGACATGATAATACTGAGACACGGAAATCCAGATGATGCTGTTAGATCTGTTGAGGGTATGGATGGCAAAGCGAGCTTTACTTTCAAAAGTGTATCTTCAGATAGTAAGTGCAAAGCTGTTTGTTTACACAAGTCATTATAATCTTGATCTGTTGTTTCTCTTGAGAAACATTCCAGAGATAATCTTTTGCCAGAAGAAATTACTTGCGGTGAAAGACAAGTGTCCATTATGTGGTGGAAAGGGCTGGAAAGCTGGGTTTTTCTGACTGGCATCAAAAAGACTGAATCATATAAGGTGGAATCATGGTCTGGCTCAGATTTCTTAAATGTAGAGTATATATCTTGTGGCACTTGAGGCTGCAGTTCTGATATTGGTGGTGTTTGAGAAACCACTTTAAGTTCTGTGGAGGCTGACATCAAAGAAGGTAAAAGTTCAGAAGAGACATCCTGAAACATAGGAGATGCCAGCGCTTGAGTCTGAACATTCAGCAATACTTCCAGGTCTGTGGTTTGTAAATCCTTTTGGTTTATTACAGAATGTAAAAATGCATCTGTATATGTAGggataatatcatacaaaagagACGAACTCTTGATTGGTTTTACAATAGACTGGGTCAGAGTATGTGACAAATGTGTGAATGTCTCAACACTGGTTGGTCTCAATACAGGTCTAGGAGTTGCCATTAAGTATCTCCTTCGCCTCTGTCTTGAATGCTTTTTTCCATTGCTTTCTTTCTTAAGTACTCTCCAACCAGAAATTTCAAATCCCAGCAATTGTGAAAGGTTGTTTGACTCAACATTATGTTGGAGAACTTGTATTAATTCATGCATCATAGCAAAGACTCCAAATCCAACTGGCCAATAGATTCCCATGGAGTGTTGTTTtgtcgggtttatatatctgatgtCTTCAGCCAACACGGTCAAATTCCTGAGGTGGTTACTGAATGTGGTTAGAGTAAGTGAAGAAGGGTCCAAATGGAGATAGTCTGCCATGGTGCAAATGAGATATAATCGTTCCCGAATCTCTAGAGTATTTGGCGCAGAGATTATAATTTCAGCAAAAGTAACAGAAATGTCTTTAACGCACAGTGCTCCAGAACCAACACTGAAATATCCAAACCATACACTATTAACAACACTTTGGAATAAAAATATATTCTAGACACATAATATCCATATTTATTCAAAAGTAAATTTCATTCAATTCAAGCATGCATATTTAGAACAACAAACTTAACAGCAGGATTTGTGCTTCACAAAGTGCCTTCATTTCCCATTATTTAAATTACCGTTGGCCTTTTACTTAGCTGTTATTGGCTGTAAAAACTAGGGGTCAAACTTTGTATTTGAAGAAAATGTCATGTCAAAACATCCCGCATGCTTGCAGTATAGATGGTAAACACTACACTGTGTATTCATTTGCTCCATTCATTTACTACCTTactttctgtgttgttgtttttttaaacataAACATTGATTCTAGACTAGTCAGGAATGGGTACTCTGTAATTTCTTTTCATGACCAGTAAAACACAAACCACCGTCTTTCTTGGCAGGGACTGCTGGATACTACAGTTCAAAAGTATAACTGTGGCCAAAAATTGCCTGCCTTGGCTGTCCAAACAGTTCTTTTCCACTTATGTAGCTTTCTGGGATTACATTATCTGTATGTGGTTATCTTTAGTTCTTGGAGCCAGGATAGTGTAGCTGTTTGTGTGTCAGactagtaagtaaaactttatttctattccaccctatctcccatggggactcagagtggttcacaacataaaaggcaaacattcaatgtaaaatacaaaaaacagactaaaacaattcaaaataaacaaaacagagcaGATTCAAACCTGGGTTCAAAtgccctgctcagccatggaaatccactaggtgatcttgggcaagtcacactctctcagcttgagtcaaaggcaatagcaaacctcttTTGAATAAATTCCGCCAAGAATACTCTATGATCGGGCAACCATAAATCAGAGGGCgcattcacactgtagaattaatgcagtttgacaccactttagttgccatggatctatgctgtggcacagctggttagtaaccagctggaataaatcactatgaccaagaggtcatgaattcgaagccagcccgtgtcggagtgaacacccaaccattaaaaaatagccctgctcgttgttgacctaagcaacccgaaagatagctgcatctaccttgtttcccctaaaataagacatccctagaaaataagacctagtagaagttttgctgaattgctaaatataaggcctcctccaaaagtaagacctagaaaagtttttgtttgaaagcatgcctgccaaacagaacaccaaagcatgcaggattgataaatgtacgtaccatagattattgtacatgggaataatggtagtaacaagaaattattgctaggattcacagtttgtctggttatgctggtttgtgatgacaactactgtacagaatataataaatgttcgtttttttgttcaacaataaatgtgaattcttcttcatggaaaaataagacatcccctgaaaataagacctagagcatc from the Anolis carolinensis isolate JA03-04 chromosome 5, rAnoCar3.1.pri, whole genome shotgun sequence genome contains:
- the LOC103278953 gene encoding uncharacterized protein LOC103278953, whose translation is MNYYVRMDVPASHTGACGIRFDFLPERQILTALTLLFSLLFLTTITSDVIAKESRNICEEIQILQGVQDATAVIGRIFFYPISPFAFQGKISHYKVTLANGSALPKWLEYNPNAKTLQGLPLLEESGKYHLAIFAYGDACSQKTPAARANFQLHVQESHLANNTATDPNQKCNSVGSGALCVKDISVTFAEIIISAPNTLEIRERLYLICTMADYLHLDPSSLTLTTFSNHLRNLTVLAEDIRYINPTKQHSMGIYWPVGFGVFAMMHELIQVLQHNVESNNLSQLLGFEISGWRVLKKESNGKKHSRQRRRRYLMATPRPVLRPTSVETFTHLSHTLTQSIVKPIKSSSLLYDIIPTYTDAFLHSVINQKDLQTTDLEVLLNVQTQALASPMFQDVSSELLPSLMSASTELKVVSQTPPISELQPQVPQDIYSTFKKSEPDHDSTLYDSVFLMPVRKTQLSSPFHHIMDTCLSPQVISSGKRLSLECFSRETTDQDYNDLCKQTALHLLSEDTLLKVKLALPSIPSTDLTASSGFPCLSIIMSLLLSDGSYDNEGLLSNYKYATELFLCSPAFNQNTGFSMFGITSMFETTARSTTFALKLELLPNTSSSVQTYYSGKIQTLAIYSAQELRTSLFANFMESGLLTRTSSILAMFPSQSLYPPMELTTSFGLSNIFLAEELWSNGRQHRPAMTQVYEHAPESFMISQTHTHLITKYNISAITSIYMETFLQQQQLHFFSVTGSNNILLSSKFIGKEEETKQISENYSYETSVLASPIEFASSPKLDVSVNEYGFYDGNVVTTLFAHHDFLQLHMSVSSLESSFETKRNIQVASESLTTPVQESTLLSNKEMPAQNGFYATTLCQGAEDTNILTLASDMSPQGIGAIRTPLFPTSQIMPIDQINNSPRVVNALKWITATIGYKFFFSIPEDTFYDQEDGNTTQLTLGIIPTGGSPTGLESWLQFNSSYQTMYGYPLDIDFQYSPQEFLLFATDSGGLRTSNTFTIEMLRQSTTPCHIYTVRTKNSYHSFLRNRENVNLFFEKLSNYLTTGRSGNMVILHLKPGSTRITWYSESFCTTTSNCARDEIQDVLLQLGVPGRKLNPNFVEAMLPDYKIYQIEDVEYGGTCSSTIKQLNESLVSNKTLTTFQDYCSWVGNLFSILLIGICTAVLVILIVTLHFCKYQKGTVGSQSASVNERPLFTYIDLEMDMLRPRKSPVLDQEAPQSAQLWLSLPPPSHSYFCRSNTTHVASSLPPPPRYKLPPPYVMKEPSQMHHDFSYRF